A single window of Actinoallomurus bryophytorum DNA harbors:
- a CDS encoding TIGR04222 domain-containing membrane protein has translation MSEDVGLNVYQIAYVCGGPARVAMVALVGLYEDGQIKIARARRRVTVVERDHDDPVRAAAVASIPDAGRTLGSLLAAIAESDAVAEIGRALRDRGLLPRSRLALWSSSRGRTTRSLRRRIVAGLPAEDDMPRRVATMGPAGIADPELRRLFEAPDPDLSVSPVRVPGIGGGNEGYNAPQREYDDGGGTPGW, from the coding sequence ATGTCAGAGGATGTCGGGTTGAACGTCTACCAGATCGCCTACGTCTGCGGCGGTCCGGCACGGGTCGCGATGGTCGCTCTGGTCGGCCTGTACGAGGACGGCCAGATCAAGATCGCTCGTGCGCGACGGCGGGTCACGGTCGTCGAGCGCGACCACGATGACCCGGTACGGGCCGCGGCGGTCGCCTCGATACCCGACGCGGGACGGACGCTCGGCTCACTCCTGGCCGCGATCGCCGAGTCGGACGCGGTGGCCGAGATCGGGCGGGCACTGCGCGACCGAGGACTGCTTCCGCGTTCCCGGCTGGCACTCTGGTCATCGTCGCGCGGGCGGACCACGCGGAGCCTGCGCCGGCGGATCGTGGCCGGCCTCCCCGCCGAGGACGACATGCCCCGGCGCGTGGCGACCATGGGCCCGGCGGGGATCGCCGACCCGGAGCTCCGGCGGCTCTTCGAGGCCCCGGATCCCGATCTGAGCGTGTCCCCCGTACGGGTGCCGGGCATCGGGGGCGGGAACGAGGGTTATAACGCGCCCCAGCGCGAGTACGACGACGGAGGCGG